The genomic region TGCCGATCTCAATCGTCCCGACTTCGACGGCGTGACGAGAGAGCCAGAAATGAAATCGTCCGGAGGTGTTGGGATCGTTCTTCGTGGAGACCGTGCGTCCGACAATACCAAACTTGACATTGACAAATGTGCTGAGGACATCCTGCTGCGTGGGAGCCGCGCTTTGTTCCGTGAGCAAGGCAAACAACCTTTCGTGCGTGGCGTGATGTTAGGCGAGTATCGTTCTTACGGAGTGATGGGGATAAACGGAGCTCCGTCGCGATCTGCTTCTATTGTATCACGGATTCTTCACGCTTGCCAGGTTGCATTTGCCGCACTTGCGACATTTCTGCCCATATTTTTCATACAAACGGCCTCCTCGCGGTCTTCGCGAGGAGGCCGCGCGGCTTATTTGTTCGTCAGCGGCGGCAGTTCTGCGCGGCCCAGCGCCCACTCCAGCGCCCAGGGCCACTCGCCGTAGCCGTAATAGGGGGAGATGTGGCCGGCGCCCGAAAGTTTTTCGATCGGGACATCCAGACCGCCGGCGTAAGCGGATGTCTGGTCGAAGGTCGCATAGTCATCGGTGTCGGAGGCGATGATAACGGTCTCCTTGCCGATCGTCGCAATCCCCGCTTTGCTGAGCGGAGGCGGGAAGAAGTTCGCGGCTCCGGGCGGCGCATCCAGCGGCGGGATCTCACGGATCACATATGGCGGCGCGACCAGCAGCACGCGCGCCGCCTGCGGACCATGGGAAAGCGTCTCCGACATCGCCGCATGGTGTATCCACAAGATCGCGCCTAGCGAATGGGCCAGGACTGTCAGCGCGGAGTCCGCCGGGATTTCATCCAGCACGGCGTGCAGCGCGGTCATCCAGGCGTCCAGGTCCGGGTTCTTGGGGTCGGGTAATGTGGGATACCGGACATCGGCGCCCGCGTTCTTGAGTCCCAGGACAAGGTGCTCCTGCCAGTGCTCAGGCTTGTTGCCTCCCCAGCCGTGCAGTACGAGAAAGACGTCGCTCATAGTATCGATACCCTTTCGAAAGGCCAAAGATTCGCCGATGGTTTCCATCCCGCGTCCAGCATACCCAATGCCCGCCCCAGATTCACTCGTTCGTATTTGGCAACGGCGGCAAAGCCGCGCGACCCAACGCCCAATCCAGCACCCAGGGCCACGCGCCGTAGCCATAAAATGGCGAGATATGCCCGGCGCCGCAAAGCAAATGAATTGGAATATCGAGCGCGGCGGCGTATGCCTGGGTCTGCGCGAATGTCGCGAAGTCATCCGTATCCGACGCCACGATCGCCGTTTCACGCCCCGCCGCCGCAATCCCGCCTGCGCTCATCGGCGGCGGATAAAACCGCGTCGTTCCTGTCGGCTGCCCCGCCAATGGAATCTCCCGCACGATATACGGCGGCGCGACCAGCAGCACTCGATCCGCCTTCGGCCCATCGTTCTCCGCGAACGCCGCCGCGTGATGCATCCACAAAATGCTTCCCAGCGAATGCGCGAAAACCGTCAGCTTCGCATCGGCGGGGATTTGCTCCAAGACGCCGCGCAGCATACGCAGCCACTCGGTAAGATCGGGATCGTCCGGCGTGGGAAACTGCGGATATCGGACATCCGCGCCCGCATTAGTCAGGTCCTGCGCGAGATGCGATTGCCAATGCCCCGGACCGCTGCCGCCCCGGCCGTGCAAAATCAGAAAGATCTGATGAGACATATTGCCCTCATTCAAAACGCATACCGCAAACGGCAATACGGCAATTTCGCGGCTAAGAGCGCCGCGAAATCGCTCACCATCCGCCCCTTCATTCCGGTCCGGTAACGCACATTGATCCCGCCCATCTCCGAGCGTTTCGGCTCCTGAAGGTCGGGACGCCAGAGCAAGTCCTCACCCCTCGGATGCCAGCCCAGATTGACGCGATGCAGTCCTTCGTTGTGAGTCAGGAAGATGCATTCGGCGGCTAGCTGGGCCTTGGCGCGCGGCGAAAGCGCGGCGTCGATTTCTTCGAACAGCTCGGCGTAGAGCGCAAGCCAGTTCTCCGTGACGATCACCGGGGAGAGGTTGAGATGGACTTCGT from Capsulimonas corticalis harbors:
- a CDS encoding RBBP9/YdeN family alpha/beta hydrolase is translated as MSDVFLVLHGWGGNKPEHWQEHLVLGLKNAGADVRYPTLPDPKNPDLDAWMTALHAVLDEIPADSALTVLAHSLGAILWIHHAAMSETLSHGPQAARVLLVAPPYVIREIPPLDAPPGAANFFPPPLSKAGIATIGKETVIIASDTDDYATFDQTSAYAGGLDVPIEKLSGAGHISPYYGYGEWPWALEWALGRAELPPLTNK
- a CDS encoding RBBP9/YdeN family alpha/beta hydrolase; its protein translation is MSHQIFLILHGRGGSGPGHWQSHLAQDLTNAGADVRYPQFPTPDDPDLTEWLRMLRGVLEQIPADAKLTVFAHSLGSILWMHHAAAFAENDGPKADRVLLVAPPYIVREIPLAGQPTGTTRFYPPPMSAGGIAAAGRETAIVASDTDDFATFAQTQAYAAALDIPIHLLCGAGHISPFYGYGAWPWVLDWALGRAALPPLPNTNE